From a region of the Methanolobus tindarius DSM 2278 genome:
- a CDS encoding carboxypeptidase regulatory-like domain-containing protein, which yields MRKIILMALCFCLLVLPASAAITNGGFETGDLTGWSTFGTYTPMANTNSNQIGSYCLLMNNPSGDAGITQVVDLTNVDGLSFYYTTSYSWGSGYFRIYIDSDVVYNVTTLDSWSQETIDLSSYSGSHTLKVVTNNRRLYADEFVLVEGEPDAIYWDESSYSAGDISNISYTYPSYSASNENFIDIRSYNSESSVWELEERRMVYSESGSILYTVPSYSSRQFRAELMTRASVLFNPTEIANATMQMSADGAALEFTKYTYDRDENMTWNYYNMPEGSFIVFHSGPTAADATYFQQYSVSGNGSAGYQLPSNGPYGELFYIRAYDSDDNSLGYDYAYTENAPTGEATLHGRIRDASTEAVIFGATVTVAGESTTTDSSGDYTLTINKGTWNIYVSASNYVDKTVSDFTFSGSSYSYNPYLTPSPAALSTLYGSVSAADNGASISQATVTVYNSSKTKSDITSLGAFEINGLADGQTYTIKVTQDYFETYQSTFTFDADDNVLSIELTRKSEEEEEEGEGEEGGGLSDDDDGSSSSSSDDEYRAGRTAAKDVLEESEANVGPMYSMLIVIFFMAAAKKGLK from the coding sequence ATGAGGAAAATAATATTAATGGCGTTGTGCTTCTGCTTGCTGGTATTGCCTGCAAGTGCAGCTATAACAAATGGAGGTTTTGAAACTGGAGATCTTACAGGGTGGTCTACATTTGGGACATATACTCCAATGGCAAATACAAATTCCAATCAAATAGGTTCTTATTGTCTACTAATGAACAATCCTAGTGGTGATGCCGGAATTACACAAGTGGTAGACTTGACTAATGTTGATGGGCTTTCTTTCTATTATACTACTTCGTATTCCTGGGGAAGTGGATATTTTAGAATCTATATTGATTCTGATGTTGTGTATAATGTTACTACTCTTGATTCATGGAGTCAAGAAACTATAGATCTCTCCAGTTATAGTGGTTCTCACACCTTAAAAGTTGTAACAAATAATAGACGATTGTATGCAGATGAATTTGTATTAGTAGAGGGTGAACCTGATGCTATCTATTGGGATGAGTCCTCATATTCAGCCGGAGATATTTCAAACATCAGCTACACATATCCTTCTTACAGTGCAAGCAACGAGAATTTTATAGACATTAGGTCCTACAATTCTGAAAGCTCAGTATGGGAACTTGAAGAAAGGCGGATGGTCTATTCAGAATCTGGATCAATTCTCTATACTGTTCCTTCCTACTCATCAAGACAATTCAGAGCCGAGCTTATGACTCGTGCAAGCGTCCTATTTAATCCTACTGAAATAGCAAATGCAACAATGCAAATGAGTGCAGACGGTGCAGCCCTGGAATTTACAAAATACACGTATGACAGGGATGAGAACATGACATGGAACTATTACAACATGCCAGAAGGTTCCTTTATCGTGTTCCACAGTGGTCCAACTGCTGCAGATGCAACATACTTCCAGCAGTACAGTGTTTCAGGGAATGGATCAGCAGGATATCAGCTTCCAAGTAACGGACCTTATGGCGAGCTGTTCTACATTCGAGCGTATGACAGTGATGATAATTCACTAGGCTATGACTATGCTTATACAGAGAATGCTCCAACAGGTGAGGCCACACTACACGGACGTATAAGGGATGCAAGCACAGAGGCAGTAATCTTCGGAGCAACTGTCACTGTAGCAGGTGAATCCACAACAACGGACAGCAGCGGAGATTATACACTCACAATCAATAAAGGCACATGGAATATCTATGTATCTGCATCTAACTATGTTGACAAAACAGTTTCAGATTTTACCTTCTCAGGATCATCCTATAGCTACAATCCATACCTAACACCAAGCCCCGCAGCATTATCTACACTTTATGGCAGTGTTTCAGCTGCAGATAATGGAGCATCTATCTCCCAGGCAACTGTAACCGTGTACAACAGCTCCAAAACAAAGTCAGACATAACGAGTTTAGGAGCCTTTGAGATCAATGGCCTGGCAGATGGCCAGACCTACACGATTAAGGTAACACAGGACTATTTTGAGACTTACCAGAGTACTTTCACTTTTGATGCTGACGACAATGTACTCTCTATTGAACTTACCAGAAAGTCAGAGGAAGAAGAGGAAGAGGGTGAGGGTGAGGAGGGGGGTGGCCTCTCAGATGATGACGATGGCAGTAGCTCCAGCAGCTCGGATGATGAGTACAGGGCAGGAAGGACTGCAGCCAAAGATGTATTAGAGGAGTCTGAGGCGAATGTGGGCCCTATGTACTCTATGCTGATTGTGATTTTCTTTATGGCAGCTGCTAAAAAGGGCTTGAAATGA